Proteins encoded in a region of the Streptomyces violaceoruber genome:
- a CDS encoding phenazine-specific anthranilate synthase component I yields the protein MTPLDSLLTGTRPFALLRRRAPGRDHDVVELLLGPVTEHGRLADLPDEGLALVPFRQIRERGFDVRDDGTPLLVLTPEERHDIPLGEALAQLPAHEVRVEGGGFDVGDEEYARIVGRVLDEEIGRGEGANFVIRRTYEGRIPGFGRADALALFRRLLAGERGAYWTFVVHTGDRTLVGASPEVHVRMSGGTVVMNPISGTYRYPAEGPTPEHLLDFLADGKEIEELSMVVDEELKMMCTVGDMGGVVVGPRLKEMAHLAHTEYELRGKSSLDAREVLRETMFAATVTGSPVQNACRVIERHETGGRGYYAGALALLGRDPGDGPGQPGPQTLDSPILIRTADIDAAGRLRVPVGATLVRGSDPAGEVAETHAKAAGVLAALGVRPSRPRTEAGRPRLADDPRVRAALDGRRASLAPFWLRMQEPSAELSGHALVVDAEDTFTAMLAHVLRSSGLAVSVRRYDEPGLREAVLGHQGGPVVLGPGPGDPSDPADPKMRFLRSLTAEVLGANRHGVLGVCLGHELIAAELGLDIVRKEVPYQGAQTEIDLFGRPETVGFYNSFTARCDDGTARELAARGIEVSRSAAGEVHALRGGGFAGVQFHPESVLTLNGTAIVRELAGQLRGTSTFSERRPSR from the coding sequence ATGACACCGCTCGACAGCCTGCTGACCGGCACCCGACCCTTCGCCCTGCTGCGCCGCCGCGCGCCCGGCCGCGACCACGACGTCGTGGAACTGCTCCTCGGCCCGGTCACGGAGCACGGCAGACTCGCCGACCTGCCCGACGAGGGGCTGGCGCTCGTCCCCTTCCGGCAGATCCGCGAGCGCGGCTTCGACGTCCGCGACGACGGCACCCCCCTGCTGGTGCTCACCCCCGAGGAGCGCCACGACATCCCGCTCGGCGAGGCGTTGGCGCAGCTGCCCGCGCACGAGGTGAGGGTCGAGGGCGGCGGCTTCGACGTCGGCGACGAGGAGTACGCGCGGATCGTCGGCCGGGTGCTCGACGAGGAGATCGGCCGCGGCGAGGGCGCCAACTTCGTGATCCGGCGGACGTACGAGGGGCGGATCCCCGGGTTCGGGCGGGCCGACGCCCTGGCCCTGTTCCGGCGGCTCCTGGCGGGCGAACGGGGCGCGTACTGGACGTTCGTCGTGCACACCGGGGACCGCACGCTGGTGGGGGCCAGCCCGGAGGTGCACGTGCGGATGTCCGGGGGCACGGTCGTCATGAACCCGATCAGCGGCACGTACCGCTACCCCGCCGAGGGGCCGACGCCCGAGCACCTGCTCGACTTCCTGGCCGACGGCAAGGAGATCGAGGAGCTGTCGATGGTCGTCGACGAGGAACTGAAGATGATGTGCACGGTCGGCGACATGGGCGGGGTGGTGGTCGGCCCGCGGCTCAAGGAGATGGCGCACCTCGCGCACACCGAGTACGAGCTGCGCGGGAAGTCGTCCCTGGACGCGCGGGAGGTGCTGCGGGAGACCATGTTCGCGGCGACGGTCACCGGCTCGCCGGTGCAGAACGCCTGCCGGGTCATCGAGCGGCACGAGACCGGCGGGCGGGGCTACTACGCGGGCGCGCTCGCGCTGCTGGGCCGGGACCCGGGTGACGGGCCGGGGCAGCCGGGCCCCCAGACCCTGGACTCCCCCATCCTGATCCGCACCGCCGACATCGACGCGGCCGGGCGGCTGCGGGTGCCGGTCGGCGCCACGCTGGTGCGCGGCTCGGACCCGGCGGGCGAGGTCGCGGAGACCCACGCCAAGGCGGCCGGCGTGCTGGCGGCGCTGGGCGTACGCCCGTCCCGGCCGCGTACGGAGGCCGGGCGTCCGCGGCTGGCCGACGACCCCCGGGTGCGGGCCGCGCTGGACGGGCGCCGCGCCTCCTTGGCCCCGTTCTGGCTGCGGATGCAGGAGCCGTCGGCCGAGCTGTCCGGGCACGCCCTGGTCGTCGACGCGGAGGACACCTTCACGGCGATGCTCGCGCACGTGCTGCGCTCCTCGGGGCTCGCGGTGAGCGTACGGCGGTACGACGAACCGGGGCTGCGCGAGGCGGTGCTCGGGCACCAGGGCGGTCCGGTGGTGCTGGGGCCGGGTCCCGGTGACCCCTCCGACCCGGCCGACCCGAAGATGCGCTTCCTGCGGTCCCTGACCGCCGAGGTGCTCGGGGCGAACCGGCACGGCGTCCTCGGCGTCTGCCTCGGGCACGAGCTGATCGCGGCGGAGCTGGGGCTGGACATCGTCCGCAAGGAGGTGCCGTACCAGGGGGCGCAGACGGAGATCGACCTGTTCGGGCGGCCGGAGACGGTCGGCTTCTACAACAGCTTCACCGCGCGCTGCGACGACGGAACGGCCCGGGAGCTGGCCGCCCGCGGCATCGAGGTGAGCCGCTCGGCGGCCGGCGAGGTGCACGCGCTGCGGGGCGGCGGCTTCGCGGGCGTCCAGTTCCACCCCGAGTCGGTGCTGACCCTGAACGGCACCGCGATCGTGCGGGAGCTGGCCGGTCAGCTGCGCGGTACGAGCACGTTCTCCGAGCGGCGGCCCTCCCGGTAG
- a CDS encoding trp operon leader peptide, whose protein sequence is MCRGAARACARVGGMFAHSTRNWWWTAHPAAH, encoded by the coding sequence ATGTGCCGCGGCGCCGCGCGCGCATGCGCTAGGGTCGGCGGCATGTTCGCGCACTCGACCCGGAACTGGTGGTGGACCGCTCACCCGGCGGCCCACTGA
- a CDS encoding N-acetylmuramoyl-L-alanine amidase gives MSAEHRRNRNKKRLLVYGVASAVVVAATTGTLALASPGLLGLDADQAAAAPAGARLQSEFEQAAEEFDVPQSVLMAVSYRQTRWEDHDGLPSTTGAYNVMGLTDVDADSLENDGAAEEREHRLEHMNRSGDPVVEKHFDADKALESLDEKPVDTDDPRLHTLDEAAGLIDASTEKVQSDTGESIRAGAALLAQYQKDATGSLPEDPGAWYPAVARASQAPDTKGAQLFAQRVFESIKTGEQRVTVDGQALTLPADPAVKPKKTTDLELAAASAAPAPECPSGLNCDFRPAAYKQNGGIDDWGNYNVASRPTAGHEITSIVIHDTEGSYSSALGVFQNSLSYASAHYLIRASDGLVTQMVETKNEAWHAANKTLNMHSIGIEHEGYAIKDGSWYTEPQYESSAALVKYLAGKYDIPLDREHILGHDEVPGVLDGNVKSQHWDPGPFWDWNHYMGLLGAPTGAGGAGGPYKTGQVIRVVPPFTTANQPKITNGGSSVPAQPANFTYLYTSPSTGSATLTDPYLGSQTWTEGWNWGNKVLAGGEYVVAEARRDWTAIWYGGKKAWFSNRNGGFATAVGTPDVVTAKAGASSVPVYGRAYPEDGAYAGTGVPVQSRNNESLTKYGVLAGQKYALAGGAMKGSYYNSGNIDGSGEGSRTVVVGDTSYYPIRFNHRIGYVRTADVQLVKGTAPDPGTDRYNLLGRDASGVLWQYQGTGSASSPFFGRFRVGGGWDTYNAITTLTALRADGTGDMVARDKSGVLWYYKGSGNPSAPFERRTRVGGGWSVYDVITGARDITGDGKPDLIARDKSGGLWLYQGTGNASAPFRTKSAIGSGWNTYTALTDTGDLTGDGRPDLVARDKNGVLWLYKGKANAASPYERRTSIGSGWNTYNVLRGPSDLNRDGRPDLVGRDKNGVLYFYKGTGSASAPFERRTTIGTGWNTYGLII, from the coding sequence TTGAGCGCGGAGCACCGAAGAAACCGCAACAAGAAGAGACTGCTCGTCTACGGCGTCGCCTCGGCGGTGGTCGTGGCCGCCACGACGGGCACCCTGGCCCTGGCCTCGCCGGGCCTCCTCGGCCTGGACGCCGACCAGGCCGCGGCCGCGCCTGCCGGGGCCCGGCTGCAGAGCGAGTTCGAGCAGGCCGCCGAGGAGTTCGACGTTCCGCAGAGCGTGCTGATGGCGGTCTCGTACCGGCAGACGCGCTGGGAGGACCACGACGGGCTGCCGAGCACCACCGGCGCGTACAACGTCATGGGGCTCACGGACGTCGACGCGGACAGCCTGGAGAACGACGGCGCCGCCGAGGAGCGCGAGCACCGGCTCGAGCACATGAACCGCAGCGGCGACCCGGTCGTCGAGAAGCACTTCGACGCCGACAAGGCGCTCGAGAGCCTCGACGAGAAGCCCGTCGACACCGACGACCCGCGGCTGCACACCCTGGACGAGGCGGCCGGCCTCATCGACGCCTCCACCGAGAAGGTGCAGAGCGACACCGGCGAGAGCATCCGGGCGGGCGCCGCTCTGCTGGCCCAGTACCAGAAGGACGCCACCGGCTCGCTGCCCGAGGACCCCGGCGCGTGGTACCCGGCCGTGGCCCGCGCCAGCCAGGCCCCGGACACCAAGGGCGCGCAGCTCTTCGCGCAGCGCGTGTTCGAGTCGATCAAGACCGGTGAGCAGCGCGTCACCGTGGACGGCCAGGCCCTCACCCTGCCGGCCGACCCGGCGGTGAAGCCGAAGAAGACGACGGACCTGGAGCTGGCCGCGGCCTCCGCCGCCCCGGCCCCCGAGTGCCCGTCCGGCCTGAACTGCGACTTCCGTCCCGCCGCCTACAAGCAGAACGGCGGCATCGACGACTGGGGCAACTACAACGTCGCGAGCCGCCCCACGGCCGGCCACGAGATCACCTCGATCGTGATCCACGACACCGAGGGCAGCTACAGCAGCGCGCTCGGCGTCTTCCAGAACTCCCTGTCGTACGCCAGCGCCCACTACCTGATCCGCGCCTCCGACGGTCTGGTCACCCAGATGGTCGAGACGAAGAACGAGGCCTGGCACGCGGCCAACAAGACCCTCAACATGCACTCGATCGGCATCGAGCACGAGGGCTACGCGATCAAGGACGGCAGCTGGTACACCGAGCCGCAGTACGAGTCCTCGGCCGCGCTGGTGAAGTACCTGGCCGGCAAGTACGACATCCCGCTGGACCGTGAGCACATCCTGGGCCACGACGAGGTCCCGGGCGTCCTGGACGGCAACGTGAAGTCCCAGCACTGGGACCCGGGCCCCTTCTGGGACTGGAACCACTACATGGGCCTGCTGGGCGCGCCCACCGGCGCCGGTGGCGCGGGCGGCCCGTACAAGACGGGGCAGGTGATCCGCGTCGTCCCGCCGTTCACCACGGCGAACCAGCCGAAGATCACCAACGGGGGCTCCTCGGTCCCCGCGCAGCCCGCGAACTTCACCTACCTCTACACCTCTCCGTCCACCGGCTCGGCCACGCTCACCGACCCGTACCTGGGCAGCCAGACCTGGACCGAGGGCTGGAACTGGGGCAACAAGGTCCTGGCCGGCGGCGAGTACGTGGTCGCCGAGGCACGGCGGGACTGGACGGCCATCTGGTACGGCGGCAAGAAGGCCTGGTTCTCCAACCGGAACGGCGGCTTCGCCACCGCCGTCGGCACCCCGGACGTGGTCACGGCCAAGGCGGGAGCCAGCTCGGTCCCGGTGTACGGACGCGCCTACCCCGAGGACGGCGCGTACGCCGGCACCGGAGTGCCGGTCCAGAGCAGGAACAACGAGTCGCTGACGAAGTACGGCGTCCTCGCCGGGCAGAAGTACGCCCTGGCCGGCGGCGCCATGAAGGGCTCCTACTACAACAGCGGCAACATCGACGGTTCGGGCGAGGGTTCGCGCACGGTGGTCGTGGGCGACACCTCGTACTACCCGATCCGCTTCAACCACCGCATCGGCTACGTCCGCACGGCCGACGTCCAGCTGGTCAAGGGCACCGCGCCCGACCCCGGCACCGACCGGTACAACCTCCTCGGCCGGGACGCGTCGGGCGTGCTGTGGCAGTACCAGGGCACCGGCAGCGCCTCCTCGCCGTTCTTCGGCCGCTTCCGCGTCGGCGGCGGCTGGGACACCTACAACGCGATAACGACGCTGACGGCGCTGCGCGCCGACGGCACCGGCGACATGGTGGCCCGCGACAAGAGCGGTGTGCTCTGGTACTACAAGGGCAGCGGCAACCCGTCCGCGCCGTTCGAGCGCCGCACCAGGGTCGGCGGCGGCTGGTCCGTCTACGACGTGATCACCGGCGCCCGGGACATCACGGGTGACGGAAAGCCGGACCTGATCGCCCGCGACAAGAGCGGCGGGCTCTGGCTCTACCAGGGCACCGGCAACGCCTCCGCCCCCTTCCGGACCAAGTCCGCCATCGGCAGCGGCTGGAACACGTACACCGCGCTGACCGACACCGGCGACCTCACCGGCGACGGCAGGCCCGACCTCGTCGCCCGCGACAAGAACGGTGTCCTGTGGCTCTACAAGGGCAAGGCCAACGCGGCGTCCCCGTACGAGCGCCGCACCAGCATCGGCAGCGGCTGGAACACCTACAACGTGCTGCGCGGCCCCAGCGACCTGAACCGGGACGGCAGGCCCGACCTCGTCGGCCGTGACAAGAACGGCGTGCTCTATTTCTACAAGGGCACCGGCAGCGCCTCGGCGCCGTTCGAGCGCCGCACCACGATCGGCACCGGCTGGAACACGTACGGCCTGATCATCTGA
- a CDS encoding class II 3-deoxy-7-phosphoheptulonate synthase has translation MTVNADSRSVAAQATWRSLPAAQQPEYPDAEALRDVIAELESYPPLVFAGECDQLRARMAAVARGEAFVLQGGDCAESFDAVSAEHIRAKLKTLLQMGAVLTYAASVPVVKVGRIAGQYSKPRSKPTETRDGVTLPTYRGDSVNGFDFTEAARIPDPERLKRMYHASASTLNLVRAFTTGGYADLRQVHAWNQDFVKSSPSGQRYEQLAREIDNALNFMRACGTDPAEFQTVEFFSSHEALLLDYESALTRVDSRTGQLYDVSGHMVWIGERTRQLDHAHIEFASRIRNPIGIKLGPSTTAEEALQYIERLDPEREPGRLTFIVRMGADKIRDKLPELVEKVTASGATVAWITDPMHGNTYEAASGHKTRRFDDVLDEVKGFFEVHKSLGTHPGGIHVELTGDDVTECVGGGDEIFVDDLHQRYETACDPRLNRSQSLDLAFLVAEMYRDQ, from the coding sequence GTGACCGTGAACGCTGATTCCCGAAGCGTCGCCGCTCAGGCGACATGGCGAAGCCTGCCCGCGGCGCAGCAGCCCGAGTACCCGGATGCCGAGGCTCTGCGCGATGTGATCGCCGAGCTCGAATCGTATCCGCCGCTCGTGTTCGCCGGAGAGTGCGACCAGTTGCGTGCCCGCATGGCCGCGGTCGCCCGGGGGGAGGCGTTCGTCCTCCAGGGCGGCGACTGCGCCGAGTCGTTCGACGCCGTGTCCGCCGAACACATCAGGGCGAAGCTCAAGACCCTCCTCCAGATGGGCGCCGTCCTCACCTACGCCGCGTCCGTGCCCGTGGTGAAGGTCGGCCGGATCGCCGGGCAGTACTCCAAGCCCCGCTCCAAGCCGACCGAGACCCGCGACGGCGTGACGCTGCCGACCTACCGCGGCGACTCCGTCAACGGCTTCGACTTCACCGAGGCGGCCCGGATCCCGGACCCCGAGCGGCTCAAGCGCATGTACCACGCCTCGGCGTCCACGCTGAACCTGGTGCGCGCCTTCACCACCGGCGGCTACGCCGACCTGCGCCAGGTGCACGCCTGGAACCAGGACTTCGTGAAGTCGTCCCCCTCCGGCCAGCGCTACGAGCAGCTCGCCCGGGAGATCGACAACGCGCTGAACTTCATGCGGGCCTGCGGCACGGACCCGGCCGAGTTCCAGACCGTCGAGTTCTTCTCCTCGCACGAGGCGCTGCTGCTCGACTACGAGTCGGCCCTCACCCGCGTCGACTCGCGCACCGGGCAGCTGTACGACGTCTCCGGCCACATGGTGTGGATCGGTGAGCGCACCCGGCAGCTGGACCACGCGCACATCGAGTTCGCCTCGCGGATCCGCAACCCGATCGGCATCAAGCTCGGCCCGTCCACCACGGCCGAGGAGGCGCTGCAGTACATCGAGCGGCTGGACCCGGAGCGCGAGCCCGGGCGGCTGACCTTCATCGTCCGGATGGGCGCGGACAAGATCCGCGACAAGCTCCCGGAGCTGGTGGAGAAGGTCACCGCCTCCGGCGCCACCGTCGCCTGGATCACCGACCCGATGCACGGCAACACCTACGAGGCGGCCTCCGGTCACAAGACCCGCCGCTTCGACGACGTGCTCGACGAGGTCAAGGGCTTCTTCGAGGTGCACAAGTCGCTCGGCACCCACCCGGGCGGCATCCACGTGGAACTGACCGGCGACGACGTCACCGAGTGCGTGGGCGGCGGCGACGAGATCTTCGTGGACGACCTGCACCAGCGCTACGAGACGGCCTGCGACCCGCGGCTCAACCGCAGCCAGTCGCTCGACCTGGCGTTCCTGGTGGCGGAGATGTACCGGGACCAGTGA
- a CDS encoding (2Fe-2S)-binding protein yields the protein MNRVFVCSCFGVTEEQVKSHAEAGACTPRQIASACKAGTDCGGCVRRIQALLGRGACPRRQLADQGAPVLAELPEAA from the coding sequence GTGAACCGCGTGTTCGTCTGCAGCTGCTTCGGTGTCACCGAGGAACAGGTGAAGAGCCACGCGGAGGCCGGTGCGTGCACGCCCCGGCAGATCGCCTCCGCCTGCAAGGCGGGCACCGACTGCGGCGGCTGCGTACGCCGCATCCAGGCCCTGCTCGGGCGCGGCGCCTGCCCCCGCCGGCAGCTGGCCGACCAGGGCGCCCCGGTCCTCGCGGAGCTTCCCGAGGCGGCCTAG
- the bfr gene encoding bacterioferritin, with the protein MQGDPEVIEFLNEQLTAELTAINQYFLHAKLQDHKGWTKLAKYTRAESFDEMRHAEVLTDRILLLDGLPNYQRLFHVRVGQSVTEMFQADREVELEAIDRLRRGIEVMRAKHDITSANVFEAILADEEHHIDYLETQLDLIEKLGESLYLSTVIEQTQPDPSGPGSL; encoded by the coding sequence ATGCAGGGCGACCCGGAAGTCATCGAGTTCCTCAATGAGCAGCTGACCGCCGAGCTCACGGCCATCAACCAGTACTTCCTGCACGCGAAGCTGCAGGACCACAAGGGCTGGACCAAGCTCGCGAAGTACACGCGCGCGGAGTCCTTCGACGAGATGCGCCACGCCGAGGTGCTGACCGACCGCATCCTGCTCCTGGACGGCCTGCCGAACTACCAGCGGCTCTTCCACGTGCGGGTCGGCCAGAGCGTGACCGAGATGTTCCAGGCCGACCGGGAGGTCGAGCTGGAGGCGATCGACCGGCTGCGCCGGGGCATCGAGGTGATGCGGGCCAAGCACGACATCACGTCGGCCAACGTCTTCGAGGCGATCCTCGCCGACGAGGAGCACCACATCGACTACCTGGAGACCCAGCTCGACCTGATCGAGAAGCTGGGCGAGTCGCTGTACCTGTCGACGGTCATCGAGCAGACCCAGCCGGACCCGTCGGGACCGGGCTCCCTCTAG
- a CDS encoding sulfite oxidase-like oxidoreductase, whose product MGQPVEHGSGEDGSQGASWSELPPGQRLQRGWPVTHYGPVPKFRPERWEFRVFGATTDDEKHGWTHDEFGALPYTTVVADLHCVTKFSMLGAEWGGVPATTILELAPPAPAVTHVMVWAEYGFSSNLRLSDFAAERTLFATHKDGELLTAEHGFPVRLVVPHLYAWKGPKWVRGIEYMTADRRGFWEERGYHNIGDPWREQRYSYQEEPGDGPEP is encoded by the coding sequence ATGGGTCAGCCGGTGGAACACGGATCGGGAGAAGACGGTTCGCAAGGAGCGTCATGGTCCGAGCTCCCGCCCGGCCAGCGGCTGCAGCGCGGCTGGCCCGTCACGCACTACGGACCGGTTCCCAAGTTCCGCCCCGAGCGCTGGGAGTTCCGGGTCTTCGGCGCCACCACCGACGACGAGAAGCACGGCTGGACCCACGACGAGTTCGGCGCCCTGCCCTACACCACGGTCGTCGCCGACCTGCACTGCGTCACGAAGTTCAGCATGCTCGGCGCCGAGTGGGGCGGCGTCCCGGCCACCACGATCCTGGAGCTGGCCCCGCCCGCGCCCGCCGTCACCCACGTGATGGTGTGGGCCGAGTACGGCTTCAGCTCCAACCTCAGGCTGTCCGACTTCGCCGCCGAGCGCACCCTCTTCGCCACCCACAAGGACGGCGAGCTGCTCACCGCCGAGCACGGCTTCCCGGTGCGGCTGGTGGTGCCCCACCTGTACGCCTGGAAGGGCCCGAAGTGGGTGCGCGGCATCGAGTACATGACCGCCGACCGGCGCGGCTTCTGGGAGGAGCGCGGGTACCACAACATCGGCGACCCCTGGCGGGAGCAGCGCTACTCCTACCAGGAGGAGCCGGGGGACGGCCCCGAGCCGTGA
- a CDS encoding deoxyribonuclease IV yields the protein MSTASSSSSLPRNPVGGHVPVAGGLHSVGLSYARELKAEAVQVFVANPRGWATPAGNPKQDEAFREACAAGSVPAYVHAPYLINFGSHTEATVERSVESLRHSLRRGRAIGALGVVVHTGSATGGRERPVALKQVREHMLPLLDELTHDDDPYLLLESTAGQGASLCSRTWDFGPYFEALDAHPKLGVCLDTCHIFAAGHDLTGPSGMHQTLDLLVDTVGEGRLRLIHANDSKDVAGAHKDRHENIGAGHIGEDPFRALMTHPATDGVPLVIETPGGKEGHAADVARLKKLRDG from the coding sequence ATGAGCACCGCATCCTCCTCCTCTTCCCTGCCGCGCAATCCCGTCGGCGGCCACGTCCCCGTGGCCGGCGGGCTGCACTCCGTCGGCCTGTCCTACGCCCGCGAGCTGAAGGCGGAGGCCGTGCAGGTCTTCGTCGCCAACCCGCGCGGCTGGGCCACCCCGGCCGGCAACCCGAAGCAGGACGAGGCCTTCCGCGAGGCCTGCGCGGCCGGGTCGGTCCCGGCGTACGTGCACGCGCCGTACCTGATCAACTTCGGCTCGCACACCGAGGCGACCGTGGAGCGGTCGGTCGAGTCGCTGCGGCACTCACTGCGCCGCGGGCGCGCCATCGGGGCACTCGGCGTGGTGGTGCACACCGGGAGCGCGACCGGCGGACGGGAGAGGCCGGTGGCGCTGAAGCAGGTGCGCGAGCACATGCTGCCGCTGCTCGACGAGCTGACCCACGACGACGACCCGTACCTGCTGCTGGAGTCGACGGCGGGGCAGGGCGCCTCCCTGTGCTCGCGGACCTGGGACTTCGGGCCGTACTTCGAGGCGCTGGACGCCCACCCGAAGCTGGGCGTGTGCCTGGACACCTGCCACATCTTCGCGGCCGGCCACGACCTGACCGGACCGTCCGGCATGCACCAGACGCTCGACCTGCTGGTGGACACCGTCGGCGAGGGCCGGCTGCGGCTGATCCACGCCAACGACTCCAAGGACGTGGCCGGCGCGCACAAGGACCGGCACGAGAACATCGGCGCCGGTCACATCGGCGAGGATCCGTTCCGCGCGCTGATGACGCACCCGGCGACCGACGGCGTGCCGCTGGTCATCGAGACGCCCGGCGGCAAGGAGGGGCACGCGGCGGACGTGGCGCGGCTGAAGAAGCTGCGCGACGGCTGA
- the pknB gene encoding Stk1 family PASTA domain-containing Ser/Thr kinase, which yields MDTTLQDPLVGQVLDGRYRVEARIAVGGMATVYRAVDTRLDRVLALKVMHPTLATDATFVERFIREAKSVARLDHPNVVQVFDQGAEGAYVYLAMEYIAGCTLRDVLRERGALRPRAALDILEPVLAALGAAHRAGFVHRDMKPENVLIGDDGRVKVADFGLVRAVDTVTSTTGAVLGTVSYLAPEQIEHGTADPRVDVYACGVVLYEMLTGAKPHDGDSPAAVLYKHLHEDVPPPSAAVPELAYELDELVAAATARNPEIRPHDAVALLARAREARESLSAAQLDAVPPQALAAEHDNAEDRTSVIPRALTMPRPLPVNEDDGSAGPDGRFASDGGFGADGVNRTSRLAAPPPAPSPSRRLRLRRGPLTIVVAVLLVLGIGTGVWYINSGQFTKVPPLLSKTEAQARDRLDDAGLDVGKVRHAYSDTVERGKVISTDPGVGDRIRKNDSVSLTVSDGPDTVKLPDVTGYKLDKARTLLEDEGLEPGMVTRAFSDEVARGFVISTKPGSGTTVRAGSAVALVVSKGSPVDVPDVTGDDLDEARAELEGAGLKVKTADERVNSEYDSGRVARQTPEPGGRAAEGDTVTLTVSKGPRMIEVPDVVGDSVDDAKQKLEDAGFEVDEDRGLLGLFGDTVKKQSVDGGDTAPEGSTVTITIR from the coding sequence GTGGACACGACCCTTCAGGACCCTCTCGTCGGGCAGGTGCTCGACGGCCGGTACCGCGTCGAGGCGCGGATCGCGGTCGGCGGGATGGCCACGGTCTACCGGGCCGTGGACACCCGCCTGGACCGCGTGCTCGCGCTGAAGGTGATGCACCCGACGCTCGCGACCGACGCCACCTTCGTCGAGCGGTTCATCCGCGAGGCCAAGTCGGTGGCCCGGCTCGACCACCCCAATGTCGTCCAGGTCTTCGACCAGGGGGCCGAGGGGGCGTACGTCTACCTGGCGATGGAGTACATCGCGGGCTGCACCCTGCGGGACGTGCTGCGCGAGCGCGGGGCGCTCAGGCCGCGGGCGGCGCTGGACATCCTGGAGCCGGTCCTCGCCGCGCTCGGCGCCGCGCACCGGGCGGGGTTCGTGCACCGGGACATGAAGCCGGAGAACGTGCTGATAGGTGACGACGGCCGGGTCAAGGTCGCCGACTTCGGCCTGGTCCGGGCCGTGGACACCGTGACCAGCACCACCGGCGCCGTCCTCGGCACCGTCTCCTACCTGGCGCCCGAGCAGATCGAGCACGGCACCGCCGACCCCAGGGTCGACGTGTACGCGTGCGGTGTCGTGCTGTACGAGATGCTGACCGGCGCCAAGCCGCACGACGGGGACTCCCCCGCGGCGGTGCTCTACAAGCACCTCCACGAGGACGTGCCGCCGCCCTCGGCCGCCGTGCCGGAGCTGGCGTACGAGCTGGACGAGCTGGTGGCCGCGGCGACCGCGCGGAACCCGGAGATCCGGCCGCACGACGCCGTGGCGCTGCTCGCGCGGGCCCGCGAGGCGCGTGAGTCGCTGAGCGCGGCCCAGCTGGACGCGGTGCCGCCGCAGGCGCTCGCCGCGGAGCACGACAACGCCGAGGACCGCACGAGCGTGATCCCGCGCGCGCTGACGATGCCCCGGCCGCTGCCCGTCAACGAGGACGACGGGTCCGCCGGCCCGGACGGCCGCTTCGCCTCGGACGGCGGGTTCGGCGCGGACGGGGTCAACCGCACCAGCCGGCTGGCCGCTCCCCCGCCGGCCCCCTCCCCGTCCCGGCGGCTGCGCCTGCGCCGCGGGCCGCTGACGATCGTCGTGGCCGTCCTGCTGGTGTTGGGGATCGGCACGGGCGTCTGGTACATCAACTCCGGCCAGTTCACCAAGGTGCCGCCGCTGCTGTCCAAGACCGAGGCGCAGGCCCGGGACCGGCTGGACGACGCCGGTCTCGACGTCGGCAAGGTGCGGCACGCCTACAGCGACACCGTGGAGCGCGGCAAGGTCATCAGCACCGACCCCGGGGTGGGCGACCGCATCCGGAAGAACGACTCCGTGTCCCTCACGGTCTCCGACGGCCCCGACACCGTGAAGCTGCCGGACGTGACGGGCTACAAGCTGGACAAGGCCCGCACGCTGCTCGAGGACGAGGGGCTGGAGCCGGGCATGGTGACCCGGGCGTTCAGCGACGAGGTGGCCAGGGGCTTCGTGATCTCCACCAAGCCCGGGTCGGGCACCACGGTGCGCGCGGGCTCCGCGGTCGCCCTGGTCGTCAGCAAGGGCAGCCCGGTCGACGTCCCGGACGTCACGGGCGACGACCTGGACGAGGCGCGGGCCGAGCTGGAGGGGGCCGGCCTGAAGGTGAAGACCGCCGACGAGCGGGTGAACTCGGAGTACGACAGCGGCCGGGTGGCCCGGCAGACGCCGGAGCCGGGCGGCCGGGCCGCCGAGGGGGACACGGTGACGCTCACGGTGTCCAAGGGGCCCCGGATGATCGAGGTCCCGGACGTGGTCGGGGACAGCGTGGACGACGCCAAGCAGAAGCTCGAGGACGCGGGCTTCGAAGTGGACGAGGACCGCGGTCTGCTCGGGCTGTTCGGCGACACCGTGAAGAAGCAGTCCGTGGACGGCGGGGACACGGCTCCCGAGGGGTCGACGGTCACCATCACGATTCGCTGA